GGCCACCACGTTCACGCGTAAAGCGGCCGGTGAGATTCTCGATCGCATCATGATGCGTCTGGCCATCGCTGCGATCGACCCAGCCAAGCTGAACGAACTGAACGGTTCCCTCGAAGGGACACCACTTACCCAGGCAGACTGCCTTCGCACGCTGCATAAGATCCCGCAGCAGATGCATCGCCTGCAGGTTAAAACGCTCGATAGCCATTTCATCCGGCTTGCGCAGTGCTTTAGCTTCGAGTTGGGCCTGCCGCCTGATTGGACGATCCTCGACGACGTCGACGACCAGCGTCTGCGAATGGATGCCGTGAACCGTGTCCTTGCCCACCCGGAAACCGGCGAGGTCATCCAGTTGCTGCACCTGCTGAGCAAGGGGAGCTCCGAGCGCAGTGTTTCGCGGCTGGTGATGAATGTGGTCAACGATCTCTACGGCGTTTATCTCGACTCGGACGAGAACTCGTGGCAGGTTCTTTCCATGGCAGCCGCTCCCAAAGAAAAGGAAGTGGAAGATGCCATCGAGTTCCTCGACAGCTACCCTGCCGATCAGAAGTCGCTGAAGAAGGCGATGGTGGCCGACGTCGAGCGTTTTCGTGGTCAGCAGTGGCCGAAGTTCCTGGATACCGGACTGCCGCCGAAGATCGTCGCTGGCGAAGAGACCTACATGCGCAAAGCGATCCCCGACGACGTCGTCCGCGTGTATCAAACGCTTGTACGCTATGTGCAAAGCATCTTGATCGGCCGCACTATCGATCAGAACCGGGGAGCCTACCAACTGCTCGATCAGTTTCATACCCACTACGAACGACTCAAGTGGCAGCAGCGTGGATATCGCTTCGAAGACGTGACCCGCCGCCTGAGCGACGCCCTGGAGAATAGCTCCGAAATCCAGAACCAGTTCCGACTCGACCGAAAGATCGAGCATCTCTTGCTAGACGAATTCCAAGACACCTCGCCGGTGCAGTGGGACGTCATTCGCCCCGTCGCCCAGAAGATCGCCGCGCAACCCAAGGATCGCTCGATCTTGTGCGTGGGGGACATGAAGCAGGCCATCTATGCCTGGCGTGGGGGCGTTGCCGAGATCTTCGATGCCGTCCAGAAAACACTGCCAGGCATCAACCCCGAGGACATGGACAAAAGCTACCGGTCTTCGCCGTTGATCATGGAAACGGTGAACCAGATCTTCGGCAAACTGGGCGAGTTCCCCGCCGCAGGCAAGATGCGCAGTGGCATCGATCACTGGCTGAAGTTCTTCCATCCGCACGAAACAGCCCGCCAGGAACTGCCCGGCTATGTCACGCTCGAATCGGCACCGCTGGACCGGGAAGGAAAACCATGCGATGACCAGGTCATCGCCCATACGGCAAAACGCGTGGCCGAACTGCATCGCAAGGCACCTCATATATCGATTGGCGTTCTCGTCCGACGCAACGCTACGATCGCCTCGATGATCTACCTGCTCCGCGAGCTTGATGTGATGGCCAGCGAAGAAGGGGGCAATCCGCTGACCGACTCGGCCGCAGTGCAGTTGATGCTTTCGATCCTGGAATGGATCGATCACCCCGGCAACACGGCGGCACGCTTCCATGTGGCGCAGTCGCCGCTGGCCGTACTTTTGGGCCCGCCGGTGCAAACCAATGCCCAGTGGGAGCTGGTCGCTAACGATCTACGGCGTGAACTGCTGGTAAGCGGATACGGTGCCGCGATCAGTCGCTGGGCGAAGCATCTTCACCCGGAATGCACCCCGCGAGAACAACGTCGCCTGGAACAGCTCGAGCGATTGGCCTTCGCCTATCAGTCGAAAGCGACTCTTCGCAGCCAGGACTTCGTGCGATTCATCCAGTCGCAGCGTGTGGGGGATTCGTCGAGCGCGGCGGTGCGTGTGATGAACATCCACCAGTCGAAAGGGCTGGAGTTCGATGCCGTCTTCCTACCGGAACTCGACAATCGCATTCCCCCCCAAGCCGACAGCTTCGTGATGCGGCGCGACGAACAGATTGGACCGATCAGCGGCGTGACCCACTACGTCTCCGAGTCGCTTCAGCCGATGTTGCCAGAGGCCGTCCAACAGATCTTTGAAGAGACGCAGCAAAAGAATGTTGTTGAAGCCCTGTGCGTGCTGTACGTTGCACTCACCCGAGCGGTCCATGCACTGCACATGGTCATCAAGCCGCGACCGATGCCCAAGTCCGGCGGTGAAGGTCCTTCGAAATCATTCTCAGGCATCATCCTCAACGGCCTGACCGATGTCGCGTACCCCAACGAAGAAGTCCTACTGTACCACAGTGGCGATCCCAACTGGTACGAATCGACCGCCAGCGAGCACCACGAGATCGAAACGACGCAGGCCCCAGCCGAGGAACGCCTTCCGATCCAACTCAAGCCGACCTCGCCCGATGCCCTCGGCGAGTTCGTCGCCCCGTCGTCTCTGGAAGGGGGACGCATGCGACGCGTCAAGGATCTGCTGACGGCCAAAGTGGTGACCGCCGGAATGCAGTATGGTTCGGCCATGCATCACTGGATGGAGTCGGTCGAATGGACCGAAACGTTCGTCGCCGATCGCGAAGCGATGATTGCCTCGGCACGTGCCAAGTTTGGCGAGTTCGCCTACGCAGGGGCATTCGGTCACTTTCAATCGATCCTGAAATCCAACCCATCGACCGAACTCCTCGGTCAGAAACAGTACCAGTCGCATGCCTGGTGGCCAGGTGCCAGTGCTGGCGACACGCTGAGTGTCCAACGCGAGTTCCCCTTTGCGATCACGCACGAAGGATCGGTCCTGCGAGGATCGATCGACCGGTTGGTGCTGGTCCAGCAGGACGGCCAAGTGGTTGCCGCGGACGTGATCGACTTCAAAACTGACAAATTTGAGGACGATGCGGCCCTTCAAGAAAAAGTCGACCACTATCGCCCTCAGGTCAACGCTTACCGTCAGGCAGTCGCCCAGATCTTCAAGCTCCCTCGCTCTGCCATCCGCGGCACGCTTTTCTTCGTGCACGGACCGAAGATCATCACGTGGCAGGAGAAAGAAACCCCATGACAAAATTCATTCACACTGCCGACCTGCACATCGACAGCCCGCTGCGCGGCCTCGCCGTGCGGGACGAAGCGATGATGCGCCGCGTGCAGCGGGCAACTCGCACGGCGCTCGAGCGCATCGTCGATCTGGCGATCCAAGAGCAAGTCGAGTTCATCCTGATTGCTGGCGATCTGTTCGATGGCGATTGGAAAGACATGCACTCTGGCCAGTGGGTGGCAGGCCAGTTCCGCCGCCTGGCCGATGCCAATATCGGCGTCTATTACATTCGCGGTAATCACGACGCCGTCAGCCAGATTCAACGCAAGATTCGCTGGCCCGACAACGTGGTCGAACTTCCTCATGACGAGCCTGCGTCGATCGTGCTGGAAGATATCGGCGTTGCGATTCACGGCCAAGGCTTCGCCGATCGCGAAGTGATGATCGACCTGGCAGCCAGGTACCCGCAGCGCATCAGCGGCATGTTCAATGTCGCCATGCTTCATACTAGCCTGACCGGCAGCGAACATCACGACACGTACGCACCCACCACGATCGAAACTCTCCGTGGCCGCGGTTACGACTACTGGGCCCTGGGTCATATTCATCTGCGAAACATGGAGCCGCTTTCCACCGAACCGTACGTCGCCTATAGCGGCAACCCCCAAGGGCGTCACATTCGCGAGCCTGGTGCCAAAGGGTGCCTGATCGCCGAGATCGAAGGGGAATCGCTCAAGCAGGTCACCTTCCATCCAACGGACTCATTGCGATGGCAAGAGTTGGTTCTCGATGTCAGTCAGGAAACGTCCCTGGAAGGAGTGCTCGCCCAAGCAGGCACCGCAATTCAAGCCGGGCACGACCAACATCTGGGACTCGGTTCGGCATTTCGTTTAACGTTCTGCGGTGCCACGAAAGTACACGAGCAGTTGTCTGATTTGATCAAGCGCGGCGAAGTGCTCGGCGAGATTCACAACGCGGCGGAAGCGATCGACGACGAAATCTGGATCGAGAAGATCCGCTTCGAAACCCAACCCCATTCGCAAGCCTCGCTACAAGACACGCACGACTTGTGGGGTTCGATCGCCCAACAGTTCGACCAGGTTCAAGCCGATGCCGAGGCGATCAAGCAGCTGGAAGAACTCGTCAAACCAGTTCTCGACAAGGTAAGTGCCCAGCATGTCGCACTGAGCGACGATGGAACCTTGGACGAGCGTCTGCCCCAGTGGATCACGGCAGCTCAGCAACTACTCCGCAGTCGATTAGGGGCCGCAAGCGAATGAAACTACGCCACCTTGACCTGGAAAACTACGGCATTCACGTCGAGCAAAGCTTCGCGTTTCAGCCTCATAGCTTGCAAATTGTCTACGGCCGAAACGAAGCAGGCAAATCGACGCTGCTGCAAGCGGTGCGCGAACTGCTGTTTGGCTTTCAACACGCCAAGAGCAATCCGTTTGCGCCCGATTCGACCAATAAGAAGATGAAGGCCACCGCGCAGCTGACGATGTCGGACGGGTCCGACCTACAGATCGTTCGCCGCCAAGGGAACAAGAACACCCTGACCGGCAACTACCAAGACAATGAGATTGACGAAGACCGCTGGAAGCAACTGATCAGCGGGGCCGACCAGCGACTGTACGAGCACGTCTTCGGTTTTTCGCTCAAAGAACTCGCCACCGGCGAAGAGAGCTTGAAAGAAGCCAACCTGGACGAGGCCCTGTTCGGCGGTGGGCTAGGTCGTTTACACGACTACAAGGAGCTGCTCAAGAGTATCGATGAAGAGACCGAAAGCCTGTTCAAAAATCGGGGGCAGAAGCAGAAGATCAACGCGATCTTGGCAGATATCAAAGCTCTCAAGTCGGAACTCAAGCAGTCATCCCTTCGCCCGGCCGAATACGAAGAATGGCTCACCGAGGCTCGCCTTTGCGAGGAAGAACTGACGCGACTGAGTACCACGCTCGACAAGGTCTATCGCAAGCAGCAGCATTTAGAGCGTTTGCGAAAAGCACATCCCCTGTGGATCGAACGGCAAGCCAAGCGGCAGCAACTGGCCAAGCTGGAAGCACCCTCTTCCTTTCCGGCCGATGCCCTGCAAGAGCTTTCGCAAACACGACAACAATCGGCGAAACTTTCCGCCGAGGTCGAAAATCTGACGCTCGACCTGAAGCAACTGGATCAAGAGATCGCGGCCATCCAGTTCAACACCAAAGTCATCGAATCAGGCGAAGCGATTCAAACGCTGCTGTTTGGCATCAAAGAAGTCCAAGGGTATCGCCGCGACATTCCGCTGAGAACCCAGGATCGTCAGCGCGACATCGACGAAGCCCACGCCATTCTGCGGCAAATTGACCCGAAGCTGAAGCTAGAGCAGATCGCGAAGTTTGAACTTACGCTCACGCAGCGCAACAAGATCCAGCAGCTGAGCAAGACATTCCAGAAGCTGACGACCGAAATCGAGTCGCACTCACCGGAGGTCGAACGACTTGATCGCGAGATCCAGGAGATCGAGACAACCCTGGCCGAGATTCCCCAGCACGTGGCGGAGTTGGTCGAGCGTCTGCAATCAAGCCTCGATCCGCTCAGGACATCGCTTGCACGGCGTAGTGAGCTGGCGTCTCACATGCGTAAGCTGAACGCGGACATCTCGCAGCGTCGCCAGTCGGTCGATGCGATCGCTGGCCGCGAACTCGATCTCACGAATCCGCTACCGATGCCGATGGAACCGACCATTCATCGCTATGAGACGGAGCTTCAATCGCTGTCCGAGCAAATCCGCGCCGCGGAAGCATCCGTTCGAGAGACGACTGACGAGCTTGCTAACAAGAACGATGAGCTGCGTCGTCTGGAACAAGGTGCCCGCCTGGTCTCAGAGGAAGAGCTGCATTCGGCCCGCCAAGATCGCGACGAAACCTGGCAGTCGCTACGTTCGCAGCTCTTGGGAGAAGCGGATGCGACGACCTCCAAGCCAAATCCATCGCAGGCCGAAGCTTTCGACAAGCAGTTGGTACATACCGACCAGTTGGCCGACGAGCGATATCGACATGCCCAGATGCTGGCCGATCAACAATCGATGCTGTCGACCATCCGTTCGCTGGAAGAACGCCTGGCCGCGCGGGAAAAGCACCTGGCTCAACTCACCGCCACCCGGCAGGAAACATGGCAGGCGTGGTGCGCCGAGTGGAAGCCGGTCGAGCTGACACCCAAGTCGCCGCAAGAGATGCTTCCCTGGCGAGCCACCTACCTGGCTCTCGTCGAAACGCAGGCCGAGGTTTCGCAAATCGGCCAGGAGATTGCCCCCCTCGATCGCCGCATTGAAGCTACCACTGCCCTGCTGCGTGAACACGATCTCGTTTCATCTGACATGGCCCCAGAAGAAGCAGCCGTCTGGCTCGAGTCGTTCCTCAAGCGAGTTCAGGCAGACCAGCAGAAACGGGATCAGTGGGAACATCGACGACAGATGAACCGCGAAAGCCGCAAAACGGCGTTCAGCCAAAATGAAAAACGACAGCAGCAGCTCGCGGTGATTCAAACCGAAGCGTCCGAGATCCTCTCGGTGTTTGAAACGATTGGCGATGTCGATCTGGAGACGGCTGCCGATCTGATTCAAGCCGTTGAAAAGGTCCAGGCCAAACTGGTCAGCGCCGAAGGGCTACAGCAACGCATCGCCGATATGCAGCAAGGCCTGAAGCAGTTTGCCGACCAGGTCGAAACGGTTGTGGCGGCAACCGGTGAATCACTAGGCGACATGTCCCCGGAAAACGCCGCCCAGCGCCTGGGAACGCTGCTTTCCGAGGCGGAGAACCAACGCGGCCTGCGAAAGGAACTGGAAATCAAACGCCAGGTCCGCTCCGAATCTCTCGAACGTAGCCAGAAGGATCTCGCGGAAGTCGCGGCCCGCCTGTCGCAATGGCGTTCTCAAATCGACGCTGAAACGGACGAGCAGTTGGAAGTCGTTTCGCAGATTGTCCGCGAGAAGCAAGCTCTTGAGCGTGATCTGGCGGAACTCGACACGCAACTGGCACTGGTTCGCGAATCGGAGCCTGCCCAGTCGTTTCAGCAGGCACTCAAGGCGCTCGACGTCGATGGGCTCAAGCAAGAGCTTATGTCGGCCACCAGTGAACACGCCGAAGCCAAACAGCTTCAAGAGCAGGTCCAGCGGCAACTGGGCGAATTCGATCTGCGGCTGCGAGATGTCGATCAAACGAGCCACTCGGTGTTGGCCCTGGGGAAGATCGAATCGCTCCAAGCCGATCTTTCCGATTGCCTGGACCGGCTGGGACCGCTGCTGATTGCCAAGGAGATGCTCGCCCGCGCGATGCAGGCATTCCGTGAAGAAAACTCGGGGCAACTGCTGACGATCATCAGCCAACTGATCGAGCAAATGACCGAGGGACGTTATACGAAGGTCGAGCACGACCCCGATCACGAAGGGGGGCTGATCCTGAGCGGGCCCCACGATCTTCGCCGTACCCCTTCGCAGCTGAGCACCGGTACACGTGAACAGCTTTACCTGGCGATTCGCCTGGCCTACATTCGACATTACTGCCAAGGGGCCCAGCCGCTGCCAGTCTTGATGGACGACATCCTGGTCAACTTCGACGATGCCCGTCAGATCGCCACGCTGAAGGTCCTGATGGATTTCGATCCGCAAATTCAGATTATCATGCTGACGTGCCATCAACCGCTAGTCGACAAAGTCCAGTCACTCAGCGAGTCGATCCAGGTCACGCGAATTGACGGCCAGCCGGTCGAATCGCCCCCGGCCAAAACGCAGCCCAAACGTAAAAAGACGCCTGAAAAGTCCTCGACACCAAGCTTGTTTTAAAATGCCTGACGAACTGGTTGCCTTTTTTGCCTACGGAACCCTGAAGCGAGGCGAGGTCCGCGAAAAATGCTGGCCCTGCCGTCCCGTAGCCGTGCTGCGTGGATCAACGCCAGGCTCGCTCTGGCAAGTCGCCGACTACCCCGGGCTGAAGCTGGAAGGAGAGACGCGCGTTCTGGGCGAGATCTGGCTCTTCCCAGCAAAGCAGGAAGAACGGCTGCTGGAAGTGCTCGACGAGGTCGAAGGGTACCCGACCTTGTACACACGGGAAGTGGTCGAGTGCGAAACGCTCGATGGCCAGTCGATCACGGCAACCGTTTACGTCTACAACAAGCCGATTCTGCCGACCTTCGATGTCGTCCCGGCCGATGCCCAGGGGATGATTCACTGGGTAGGCAACACTCAGCGATTCGCGTAGACCTCGGCCATCTTTTCGACGCGGGCCTTGATCGCTTCACGCGTAGACTTGGGTGCCAACACCTCGGCTTCCGGCCCCAGGGCCAGCACGCGGGGAATGATCTCCAGTTCGTGCGCCGCTTTGACGGTCAGCGTAATGCTGCCGTCGTCGTGCTGCTCGACTTTCTGCTCGGCATGCCACGGGTCTTCCACCACCCAGCTTGCAGCGGCGGCGGTAATTTTAATTTTGAAGTCCATCGGCTTGTGGGCCGCGAAGATACCAATCGACCCGCCCAGGTGTTCTTCCAGGTCAAAGTCTTTAGGAACCTTGAAGTAGTCGTCGGTGACCTCCGCCTTCTTGAAGCGATCGAGCTTCCAGTGCCGGATGCGATTCGGGTCGTCTTCCGGTAACTCACTGGCCGCGGCCACAATGTAAATGCTCCCCTGGTGGAACACGATGCCGTACGGCTCTAACCGGCGCTGGCTGGGAGAGGGCTGCCCAGGCTTCTGATAAGCGACCTCAACAACGCGATGCTGGTGAATCGCACGATTCAGATTCTTGAGAGTCCCTTCCTGGGCCGAATAATTCTTCGACGCCAGTCCCGTCACGTACAGCACCTGGCGATACTTGCGGTAATGCTCCCACGTTCCCTCAGGCAGTTGCTCTTGGATCTTCGTCCAGAACGACTCGACACCCACCCAAAATGGCGTGCCGGAAAGAGGCAGCAGAAGATCGCGCCCTAGAGAAAGGGCAATCAACTCTGTCGCCGTCGCGGTGATCTTATGCATCCCACGGCCACTGGCACCAAGCTTCCACACGCGTCCTCGGCCGGAGTCGTGCACATCTATATCAAGACCTGCCGCTTGTAGCGATTCGATATCGCGGCGGACCGTGCGAGTATGCAGCGAAGACAAACCGAGCTCGTCGACCAACGCGTCGCGAATCTCTTCCAACAAGCATCCGTAGCGATAACGCTCGAGGATCTGCAAGATCTTGTGCTGCCGAATGAGTTGTTCGTTGCGTGCCATTGTGAATGCCTCCATGCCGGGTGGGTAACGCGGAAGTCCAAGTGTACCCAACCCGTCCGCGCGATGCTATTGTTCCCTCATCCTGTCCCCTCGCCCCTTTGGGGAGAGGGGACAGGATTGGGTTATCGGTCGAATGTTCGTTTCTCTCGTAGCAGGTGGTGATAGTGTTGGGCGAAGCGGTGCGACTCGTCTCGAACGTACTGCAGCAGTCGCAGCGCGAACGAATGACGGCTCAGTCGAATCGGTTCGCTTTCACCAGGTCGGTAGACTTCTTCCTCACGCTTGGCCAACGAGATCACCGTCGGGGGCTCGATCTTCAGATCACGAAACGCCGCCATTGCCGCGTTAAGCTGCCCCTTGCCGCCGTCGATCAACAGAATATCGGGGAAGACTTCCGACGTATCGCTCAGCCGTTTGAAGCGGCGAGCCACGACCTCGTGAATACTGCGAAAGTCGTCCACACCATCGACACCGCGAATCTTGTAGCGGCGATAGCCTGGCTTGAACGGTAACCCGTCGAGAAACTGCACCAGGCTGGCCACCGTGTCACTGCCCCCCAGGTGCGCGATATCGACTCCTTCAATCGTCCGCGGTGTTTCTGCCAGGCCCAATACCTTGCGGAGGCCAGCCAGGCCCTTCTTCGGATCGACATAGAAGACTTCCGGCTGGGCGTGGGTTTCCAATTCGCCCCGTTCATCGAGACGTTCGAGCATGGTGATCTCGTCGCGCAGCTTGGCCGCCTTCTCGAATTCAAGGTTCTTGGAAGCTTCCTGCATTTCCTCTTGCAACTGCTTCACCAGGCGAGTGCGATTCCCTTCCAGAAACATTTGCAGGCGACGAATGTCTTTACGGTACTCTTCCTTGCTGATACGCAGATTGCACGGCGCGGTACACTGATCGATGCTGGCCAGCAAACAGGGACGAAACCACTTCCAGCGTTCGTCGGTCTCGTCGATATCGAGATCGCACGTGCGGAACTTGAAGATCCGCTGCAGGACCTGAATCGCACCACGCAGTGCTCCGGCACTGGCGAACGGTCCGTACAGCTTGGCGTTCTTATCCTTCGGCTCGCGAGTAAACTCGACGCGGGGAAAGTCTTCCCGCTGCGTGATCATCAGGTACGGAAACGTTTTGTCGTCTTTTTGCTCTTTGTTGTACTTCGGCTGGACATCTTTGATCAGCCGCGATTCGGCCAGCAGCGCGTCGACTTCGCTTTCCGTTTCCAGGTAGTCGGCATCGGCGATCTCGTTGACCCAATAACCGGTCCGCTGATCGATGGCTGCTTCGGCTAGAAAGTAGCTGCCAGCCCGCGAACGGAGGTTCTTGGCCTTGCCGACGTAGATCACGCGTCCCTTGTCGTCTTTGAAGATATACACGCCGGAGGTGGTCGGAAATTTACGTACTTTGTCCGCCGTTACCGTGAAGGGAACGTGTTCAGCGGGCTTTCCTTGAGCAGGAGTCGCTTCCGGCATTTGGGCAGGCGGCTGGCCGTCGGGGTTATCTGCCATGATCCTAGGGGGCTAAGGTGTACAAGATTCCATCATGAAATTCTAACCCTTACCCGAATTTTTGGCAGTACGAACAACCCGAAATGAAATGGTTCCCGGCAAGAACAAAAAGAAGGCCGCCTGGGACACGATCAGGCAGCCTTCGTGCGAGCCTCATATTGAGGAGAAAAGGTTCTTAAGAAACGGCAACCGCGTGGGGTTCCGTTTCCAGGCGTACCATGGCTTCGCCGAAGTCGATCTTGTCGTCTTCCAGGCCAGGTACTTTGCGGAACAACACTTCGGCGAAGCGTCCGAACTGTTCCGGCATGACGCGGTAGAAATTATTCTTACCGTCGCGTCGCGATTCGATCAGACCACAGGTTTTCAGCAGGGCCAGGTGATGGCTGACTGCCGGTTGGCTCTGATCGAGCAGATCGCACAGCGATCGAACATTGAGTTCGCCTGCTTGCAGCAGGTAGCTGAGGATCTTCAGCCGAGTTTCATCGGCCAACAGCTTAAAGAGCTGAACGAGCTGACGTGCAACGTCTTCGTTCAAAGGTTCGTAAGGTGAAACTTCCTTGCCAGATCCTTCCGGCTGGGAAACATGCGAGGGACTATCGTTGTCCGAGTAGTACCCTTTGGACATCGTGTGTCCATTGGCTGGAGTAGCCAAGAACATCATGGCAGATCTTCTCCGTGTTAGTAAGGCTTGGGCCCCTTACTGAATAGTTAAGTTGACTGGCCCTGAAACTGGATGAGTCACGCCCTGAGAGATAGCTTGACGCGGCCAATGCTTAACCCTGCTCGCCCATAACGACGAAACGGAGAAAGGCAGTTTCCAACGAAGACGCGTAAAGTAAATTCCAACGGCGTTGAGCTAACCCAATTGCTAGTAGGTGAACCAAGCGCTAACGGCTCTCATACTGCAATCGAGCCTCGCCCCAACGTACGAATGCTCGGGCAAGGCGGTTCGCTCATTCCCGGAGTATCGGACAATTCGCATGAAACTGCAACATTTCTATCGAAAACAAGGGGGCTAGATTGCGCCTTTCAAGCGGACTGATCGGTTTGAGATCAGCATATCGTCATCCCTTGCGGAATTTGATACGATCAGGAACACAGGTGATGAGCACCATAAAACCCACTGCCGATGGCCCGAATGAGTGAGAAATCACCGAATGAAATGGTCAATACGAGGATTATTTCCTTACTTCTTCCCGCTAATCTTCGTAGTCGCTCTGTTTTTCGCGCTTCGGATGGGTTCGCTCCCCCCCGCCGACTTTACGTTTTCTAACGGTACCGAGCCGCAAACCGTCGATCCGGCAAAAAGTACCGGTGCCCCGGAAGGGCGGATCATCGACGCCATCTTCGAGGGGCTCTATCGCAAGATGCCCGACCCAAACGACCCCGATGAAATGCTTCCGATGCCTGCGATGGCCAAGTCGCACGAGGTTTCGGATGACCTGAAGACGTATACCTTCCATATGCGCGAAGGTGCCAAGTGGACCAACGGCGAGCCTGTTACCGCGCACGACTGGGAGTTCTCGTGGATGCGTTTTCTGCATCCTGAATCGCGAACGCAATACGCCTACCAGTTGTGGTATATCAAAAACGCCCAGCGTTTCACCACCGGCGACCTCCACGAAGGAGACCGCGTGGAAGTGGAGCTGGCCGACCGTAAAGATCGCGCCCAGATGTTCCCGCGCGGCACGATGGTCTCTGGCATTCTTAAGAAGATCGACACCTATTCGGCAGGAGCCCCCAAGTCCGACGACTCTGGTCATGGCGAATCGGGTAGTTCTTACAAAGTCTATACCGTTGACTGCGTGCCAGATAAAGACGGCGTTCCGCAGTGGGATGGCGAAAAGACCGAACGGGTTTTCTACCAATCAGGCATTCCTGAATCTTTCCTGGCCAAGCACCCCAAAGCTGAAGAAGCGATGCACGTGCTACTGCACTTCAGTGAAGTGGGAATCAAAGTGCCGGACGACATGACGCTGGTCATCCAGTTGGAATCTCCGACGCCGTACTTCCTGGAACTGGCCTCGTTCTATCCGATGCACGCGGTCAATCGTACGTGTATCGAAACGTTCGGCTACCCCAACTGGACCAAGCCGGAAAATATCGTCACCAACGGCCCCTACCAGATTCAGGAACGCCGCATCCGCGACCGAATTCGCCTGGCAAAAAACCCGACCTATTGGAACGCCGATGAAGTCAAGCTGGAGACGATCGATGCCCTTGCGGTGCAGTCGAATACGACTCAGCTGAACATGTACATGAGCGGCGAAATGGAATGGGCAACCGATATTCCGAATCCCGTTCTCGATGACCTGAAGAAGTTGGATGAGGAAAAGAAGAAAGAGCCAGGGCGAGAAAACGAACGCAACGATCTGCTGATCGCCCCGATGCTTTCCACCTATTTCTATCGCGTCAACACGACTCGCCCGCCTCTCGATAATCCCAAGGTGCGCCAGGCCCTGAACCTGGCAATCAACAAGCAAGAGATTGTCGACTTCGTCACACGTGGTGGCCAGGTTCCGGCCGGTTCGCTTGTTCCGCCCGGGATTACCGGCTACGAAGGTCCTCCGACCGAGGACTACGATCCCGAACGTGCCCGCGAGCTTCTGAAGGAAGCTCTCGGCGGCAAGAAGATGCGGCCGATCCAGATTCTGTACAACACGTCGGAAGGGCACAAGCAAATTGCCGAAGTGATTCAGCAGCAGTGGAAACGCAATCTGCATATCGATGTTCAACTGCGAAACGTTGAATGGGGCGTCTACCTGACGACCGTTCGCGAGAT
The Blastopirellula marina genome window above contains:
- a CDS encoding peptide ABC transporter substrate-binding protein, yielding MKWSIRGLFPYFFPLIFVVALFFALRMGSLPPADFTFSNGTEPQTVDPAKSTGAPEGRIIDAIFEGLYRKMPDPNDPDEMLPMPAMAKSHEVSDDLKTYTFHMREGAKWTNGEPVTAHDWEFSWMRFLHPESRTQYAYQLWYIKNAQRFTTGDLHEGDRVEVELADRKDRAQMFPRGTMVSGILKKIDTYSAGAPKSDDSGHGESGSSYKVYTVDCVPDKDGVPQWDGEKTERVFYQSGIPESFLAKHPKAEEAMHVLLHFSEVGIKVPDDMTLVIQLESPTPYFLELASFYPMHAVNRTCIETFGYPNWTKPENIVTNGPYQIQERRIRDRIRLAKNPTYWNADEVKLETIDALAVQSNTTQLNMYMSGEMEWATDIPNPVLDDLKKLDEEKKKEPGRENERNDLLIAPMLSTYFYRVNTTRPPLDNPKVRQALNLAINKQEIVDFVTRGGQVPAGSLVPPGITGYEGPPTEDYDPERARELLKEALGGKKMRPIQILYNTSEGHKQIAEVIQQQWKRNLHIDVQLRNVEWGVYLTTVREMDYDVARAGWIGDYPDPNTFLDMFVTGGENNETGWSNKEYDALIESARSEADPEKRFALLRQAEKILVKEMPILPIYFYVSVNMVRPYVKNFYPNLQDLHPLHILEIDEEQREKIREWEGLE